From the genome of Podarcis muralis chromosome 3, rPodMur119.hap1.1, whole genome shotgun sequence:
CAGTATTTGGGTGGCCAGGACTGAGACGCAAACATTCTACTTATTCCCTTTTTATGTTTGTTTCttaggggttttcttttctttaaaaatcaccgTAAATAGTGACGGCCTGGAAAGCTGTCCCCGCGCCACTAATCTGAATCGACCCCCAGCGCTCAGAATTCAAAGCCTCGATTCCAATTCATGGTTTTGTGGGGCTGATTTGTTTAAATCGCAGTGTacaaggagagaggggaaggcgagGGAATCGCCGTGCCTAATCTGATTACAGAATGTAAGAGAGGGGGCTGGAGGCGGAGAACAGGCAGCTAAAAACTAAATGAGAAAGCTAGGGTGGTAATTTAAATATCTTCGAATCCAACGCGGATTAGATGAAGGACGAGGAAACGGGGAGATGGGCATGGTTAGAAAATCCCCTTGCAAATAAGCCCCCTCCCCTTATGAATGTGGTGGTGTTTCACTTCAGGGTGAAGGCATTtatttgtggaggggggggggtagttgAGGTGCCCATCAGCAAATCTTAGGATAAGCAGACAGAGAAAATGAATGTGATAACCCTTTAAACTTGGAGAGGCACTATATTAAATGTGATTATCATCATCACTTGCTGGCTTGGTGAGCATATTTCCTAGCCAGGAATGTACTCAATTTGGCCAGTTCCTGATAACGGAAACTCTTATTTCCACTATTGCTTAACAGCTtctcctccatccatccatctctctttctctcttcaagGCTGTTCTTAGCCCGTCCCTGTTTTGGGTGGATGAGatgtgctttttttttgtttctacaCCACATACCTTAACTTGCGCGCCCGCCTTCTCTGCGCTTCCAAATTAATGGGTCCAGAATAACTTCGATTCCCTTTCACAAAGTCTCTCTAGGGAGGGCTTGAATCCCCACGTCACCCAtaatcatggactggttgggggGGAGGGTGGTCATGGGCGGAACAAGCCACCCACTTTTGCCACCCGGCTAGTTACTGGGGAGGAATGTCACACAGCACTAAGAGAACTAAACTAATCCATGTTAAGCGCGCTTGAATGGGCGCCTCAAGGCGCTCTCCTGCGATGCTTTCTCTTACCACGTCCAACTCTCGAGGCCTGCTAAGATGCTTCCCAGGCGGAGTTTATCGGCCATCAAAGCACTGTTGGCTTATAGAGGGAAGAGAAATGACgcccctctgccccctccctccctgtgctGCCCTGGGGCCCCCTAGCCTGGTTGGGGCAGGGCTCCcgtctgtttctctctctgccccccgtTCCTTTGCGCGTCTCTCTCACCCTGCCCCCGTCTTCTGTCCTAGCGGCGGCGGCGCTCACTCCTTTCACGGTGACGCGGCGGATCGGGCACCCTTACCAGAACCGCACCCCGCCCAAGCGCAAGAAGCCGCGCACGTCCTTCTCCCGGGTGCAGATCTGCGAGCTGGAGAAGCGCTTCCACCGGCAGAAATACCTGGCCTCGGCCGAGAGGGCGGCGCTCGCCAAGTCGCTCAAGATGACCGACGCGCAAGTCAAGACCTGGTTCCAGAACCGCAGGACCAAGTGGCGGTGAGTCGGTGGGTCAGTGGAtggctgtggggtggggtgggggaccgaAGGAGTAaatggggagggtggggagggagcaggATACCTAGGGATCGGGACCTCCTCTGCTTCCTGCCCTCCGCCCTGACACCTTCCTCTGTCGCCACAAATGGAGTTGGTGAAAGGAATGGTGCTGAAATGGACAGCGACCGCGGAGGAAGAGCGCAGCGCTCTAATTCTAGCGGCGTGTGACTTCTCGTTTACTGGACAGAGTGGTAGAAGCGAAATTAAACAGAGCCCTAATTTATTCGGGGAGCGGGTGAGAATCTTTTCTCCCCACACCGTGATTATGAAACACCCTTTCTCATGCTACAGAGCCCAACGCCAAATCCCAAAGTCCTTCCACAGGCACCCCGCGCTATTTTGGGCCCATCCGACTCTCTCTTTCCCTGAAAAGGAGGCGTTTGCCCTCCTTCCGCCGGCATCCTAAACGCGCGATCCTGAAAAGCGGAGCACGCACACATAGAGCCCGTTCTAGACATCCCCTTTCATCCAGCGACCTCAGGCCCATTGGTTTGGAAGGTAGGATCTAGGTAATGACaggcaaaaaaaaccctcactctGCGCACATTCTGTTCACGATAAATGCATCACGGTGTATCTatggagtttttgtttgttttggtagaAATTAAGGGAGACGACCACAGTACcaggcaataaataataataataataataataataataataataataataataataataataattaataataataataataatacagcgcGGATCCGGGAGTTAATAAAGAGGAATTCGCTCTCTCAGTAAAGGTGAATCCGCAAAGAGATCCGTACAACATTGTGGCTCCTTCGCGGAATTAATAGTCAGGCGAGGACGGACACGGGTTTACACGCATTTCAAAAAGGATTAGAGATTGTTCCATGGACAAAAGGCCTGTCTGTGCCAGCAATGGGGAGCTTGAGATCTTCCAGTTGttcctggactcccatcatccctgaccatggactacctggctggagctgatgggagttggagtctaacacccccccacacacattcctTGCCTTTTGCTATGGAAACTAAGCAGAACTTCCAGGTTCAGGGGCAATGTATCTCTGAAACCCGAGCGTCTGCTGAGACGTGGGAGGCTGTCGCTTGTATCCTCTTGCTTGTGCTGCCCGGATGATCGCTGCTGGATGTAAAATGCTGGACTGATCCAGCCAGGGGCTTCTGATTTATTTGGCTTCCAGGCGCGCAGAGGCACCGAGAAAAGCGTTTCCAGGGCCCATCGCCTTGGTAGGGGGTCAATGGCAAAATGGGAGttgggggaaagggttaactaccTTCCCATGCTCCGTGGTCCCAATTCAGACCCCCTTCCCTGATTCTTCTTGTCCTAAAGAATCCCGGAGTTCAAAGATGCTTTTGAAATCACCTGTCCTGTGACTCTCGGCAACACCCCGAAACTGCTGTCTCAGTGGCGCAAACGGAGCGCAGGAGTGCATTCAAAACCCTCCACTCCGCGACCGTCCATTTACTCTTTACACCAACGCGCAAGGCTGAGCTCCGAGCGCAGTAAAAAAATATACCCACCCTTTTATTTCCCCAAAGTTTTGGCGCCTTGATTTGCTCTTCAAGTGTTCTTGAGAGCTACTGGACACACATATATGTAcctatatatttgtgtgtgtgtgtgtcttttgaatGGCAACACCCTACTCGGAAGTAAACTATGCTGACTTCCGTGGCAGTTCTTGCTTTTCCGAGTAAGCAGGGCGCAGAAGGCTCAAGCCTTTGGAGGCCGGATctgctctcctgggaggtttgcTCGACGCCTGTCGGCTCAGAATCGTTTCCACTCTCCTTTGAGGCTGCGAACCTCTCCAAGGCCGCTGTTACTTGCAACTCTTTCTTTGTATTAGCGACGCTGACTACGCCTCGTCCTCCTCCGCTGTAGGACACCCGATTAATGGAAATGGACTCGCTTTGCGGTTGCAACGAGCGCCTGGGCCCTCGGACAAAAATGCCGATATAAttattgtatttgtgttaacgGCGCGACAACGTGAATGCTACGCTCATAGTAATgctataaaaacaacaataacaatattattattattattagctattctttttaaaattattttttattgaaacCTTTCAGCATAGactacaataaaaacagattaatccaaaaaggaaaaaagaaaataacatgaAATATTATCATCATTTGGATTAAGAGATCTAAATCCCGGGTCACAAACTGGAAACATTACAAGAGGAACAACCGATTCTGTTTCCTCTGGAAATCTGTTGGACAGGGTCCAATGCGCAAGGTTGCTATATCTTCTTAAGTCCGCCTTTCCCAAGGTTTGGTATCGCTGTCCCATTTATAGGGTGGGGAAAAAAACCATAGGGATCCACTTTTGGCATCTCGGCGCATAATAGCTTCCAGGCTCCTTCGTTTGCGACCCTAAACAGACGGAGGTGGGGCGAGAGCAGGGATTCGGCGCTGATTTCCTACCCGCATTCCTCACCCTTCGCCTAAAATCaaaccccaaaataaaataaaacaaaaacctcgACCGCCTACAATCATCATTGAAATGCTTCTGGACATTTTATGCACCGCTGATTCAGAGTCCGCATTACGCCTCGTCATTTGTAGCAGCGCAAAGGCAGGTCCGGAGATCGTTTCACGTCGCTTGGCCACCAAAACGAGCGAGCAAAGTTCCTAGGAAAATAGGCTGGAATAGATGAGCTGATAAATAAAAAAagctccttcctttcccctccagTCTCTCTAAAAACAAATATCCACCCGCCAAAACAAAAGCCTTTTAATTCAGCTTTTGAAAAGGAAGCCTTTCGGTCTGAAAAATGCGAAATACgtttaaatgttattttattttttggttatAAATTTGGGCATTGTGAGGGGGAGAAGTGAGAGGGGGCGTGAGGGAAGTTTTGTAGCTGGAAATTGTTTGGAAAGggtagagaccccccccccccacctcccgttATTGCAAAGGGTTGTGTTCCACATTTGAAAAATCAAAGCACTGTTCCATTTCCCCCAGTCTCGCCCCAGATGACTTGAGGGGCTCCTGCCGGATTCAGCCGGTCATTCACGGCTCTCCCCGGTCCCCCGCGTCTCGGTCAGAAATCATGCGCCTCTTTTCGAAAACTCAGGGTTTATTTTTGTTCCCCGCCTCTGCAATCGATGACGATGATTCCGATCCCCTCCTATGGAAATGCAACCGGCGTTTGAAGAACTGACCAGCAGCGGCAAAGGCCGCGATCGCCGCCGTCCGCGGTTCAGGGAAGAGGCCTCGGCCGCCGGATCGGTGCCCCGATAAAAAAAGACCAGGATCCGTAGGGATTCCTGGGGAAATGCGTTGGAAGGCGAAAAGCCTTGTTGAATGCCGGTGGCGATTGCGGGGCAAGAAGGAGGCTTACTCGCGAGGAAGTCGCCCCGCGTAGAAATCCGCGGCTCGGATTTCCGGGGAAACTGGCCTAGCTGCGCAGAGCGCAGATGCGGGAGGAAGGGGTTTTTCCATCCCGGTGCCTTTTCGACTCCGTTTTTGAGCGGCCACAGGAGTCAAAGTGGTTCAGGGACTCCGGTCCTCACCCAGTCGACCCGTTCCTACTTTCCCAAACGGCGGTGAGTTCCAAGGAGGCTTCACAGCGGCGCTTAAAAGCGCCAACGAAGAAAGGCGTTTGGCGCCGAGATGTCCCATCCGCGGGCATTTCAAGGAGAATTTGCGCCTTTTGGGGTTAAAATTGGGCAGGCTATTTCCACCTGGCTTCCCGGGCTAGTGACCTCTGGGAGCGCCTCCAAATTTGGCCCAAATTCAGGAGAGATCGCTTTTGGAGAGCGGAGCAAGTCCGCGCGCCTGTGTAGACGCGCCGCGTCTCCATCTCGGGCGCATCATTTCGCGGTTTCCTTTTCGTCGCGCTTTCTTGTTGGAAGGGACAAGCGAGACTGAAAGTTACGGGTGCGGGAAACCAAGGCTAACGCCTGCGCTAGTTGGGCTCAAGGAATCTCAAATCCACGGGCTGCGGATCGGGCGCTGAATCAGCCTAGAAACCAAGTCCTTCGGATTAACGGGTTCATGGCTCGCCCAGGCCTGACCTCCTTGCCTCAGTTTCTCTTCTGCAGTCCTCCCCCGCCCATTTATCCTTGAATTCCTCTGATAAATTCTCGTACAAAGCGGGCCTTTCCTGCCCCACTTAAATTATGGGGATGCCCAGGTTTGCGCACAGGTCTACGTTTGCTGACTTACTttgcgggagggagggaggaatgggaTGGGAGGGGGTCGCCTCTTTTAGGGGTGGTATTGCTCTGCTTTGGAGTGCGTagagaaggaattttttttggggggggtgtcgtCCAGTTTGGGAAACGTTGGGATGTGCGGCTCTCGTGTTTACTGAATGTCCCTCCTGGTTTTCTCGCGCCAAGTTTCTGGCGCGCGCCCGGCCTTGATTTGTGGGCGGCAGGTGCGAAGCAATAGCAGTTGGAATAAATCGCGGAAAAAGAGGCACTTTTCTGCTTCTTTGGAGGGGCGGAAAAGGGAGGAGGTGGTGTCTGTGCCACGATCCGGCTAAAACAGCCGGGGGCGATTCCTTGACGCGCCTGTCGCTTGGGGCGCCCAGGATGGGGGAACGGAAAGTCCTCGACGTGGTGGGGTGGGCCGGCCGCCATCTGAGCCCCATCTGAGCAAGCTGCGCTCCCTGAAAGCCGCACCCCCCTCGCAGAAGGCAGAATTATTATTTAAACGAATAAAAGGACCCTGCTAATTCGGAGCCCGTGGAAACTGTTCCGGCGAGCCAAAGGGATGCCACTGTGCAACCCGCTTGGGAGTAAAGCTCCACCGAACGCCTTCTTCTCTCCCGAGGAGGCCTGAGTCGCGCTGCTCGACCGGGGGAGTTGAGCAAACTTAACCCCTTCTGAGTAAACCTGGGGCCCTCTCTCCAGGCTACAAATCCTCTCTACCCGTCTTTTTTTGAACTCGGTGGGGAGGGCGGCCTTCTGAGTGAGAATCCGGGTGGAATTTGCGCtgtccaaagagagagagagagaaaaaagtgtTTCGTTTGGGCTGGAAGGAAGCGGGCGGCCGGTGGCGCAGGAAACCCTCGGTTTCCCCTCGACGGCCACGGAAGGCGAGCGCGGGCTTTGCTTGGGCGTCGACGGCTACCTAGCGAGGGGACCTTCTGAGCTGTGCCTTTTTTCCTCCTTAGGAGACAGACGGCGGAGGAGAGGGAAGCCGAGAGGCAACAGGCCAGCCGGCTGATGCTGCAGCTCCAACACGACGCCTTCCAGAAGTCCCTCAACGACTCCATCCAGCCCGACCCGCTCTGCCTGCACAACTCCTCGCTCTTCGCGCTGCAGAACCTCCAGCCCTGGGAAGAGGAAGGCTCCAAGATCCCGCCCGTCACCTCCCTGGTGTAAAAGGATCTTGGCCCGGGCCGGCGGGCGGGCCTCGGAAAGGCAGACACCCTCCTCCACCTCTCCCTGCATGAACCGAAGGCCGAAACTCAGCAAAGAAGGTGCTccgaccaaaaaaaaaaaaaaccccacaaccgcGAAAAGGACCGAGGACGGGAAGCGGTCCGAGGACGCGAGTGCGCGCTGGCCGCGGGGAGGGGTgatcccacttctgacaccagtgttgCTGCCGCCGCTGGCGATGGACCCTCGCGGAGGCCCTCCGTATCCCTGGAGGGGACTGCATGGATTATTGTATGAGGAATGCTCTCGCCAGCCATATTCCCACCCCTCCACCCTGCCCACCGCCGCCACCAAGCAAGAACTACTTGGCTGGTTcttgccagctccttccagccttGGAAGTTTCCCCAAGCCTCTCTCGGCGGCCCAGAAGCGAGAGAGAAGGTCGCAGATCTCGCCTCCCCCGGCGAAAGGCAAGAGCCCCACCATATATCTGAATTTTCCAAGGGCAAGCAAGCAAAGGAACGAACAACTaaacaagaactttgcttcggtgtgtgtgtgagtgagtgagcgaGTGAGCGAGCGAGAAACTCTTGGCTACTGCGCCAGGAAAACCAGGGCGCCCCTTCCCGCATTGCCTCCCCTGGGCTAGATCCCCGCTTCCCTACTCACCCGCAAGCGTCgatggtgggagggaggggatgcCCTCTTTCTGGGAAAGGTCTTGCCGGGTGCCTTCCGTTGCCCAGGCCTCCCAGTTCCTAATGGTTGGTGGCCGTCGAGGCGAAACAGCCCCGGCAGACATCGCAGAGATGTCTCCCAGCGGTGCCCCGGAGACAGGAGAAGGTGCGGGGGCGGAGAGAATGAAAGGGGGTcatttctgtgtgtgtctgtaaaaagaaaatgtgaataatttaatttatttatgcctCGAGATGCCGAGCACTGTTAATACGCAGAGAGAGGACTTTGATATTTCTATGGAAAGCGGAACACATATTTTCGGTTGGCTCGAGAAAGGAGAATATAATAGGGGGCGCGCTTTCCTCCTTCCTCCGGCTCTTACCTTGGAAGGCCGGCCCTCCCACCCCGAAAACCACTtagcaaaggaaaataaatccatTATCTTAAGGAACCCTGTTAAGCTGAGAAGCCGCCCGCCCCCAGCTGTCTCCCAAGCGAAGCTAACGCCACCCGTAATTTATTCGCCACGGTAATAAGGGCTCCCCTTTCACGCCACGCAGACTTTCGGTTgcctttattatgattattttccgCCCCAGCCTCCCCTTTCTGGCAGGATACGAAGATGGAGCGAGGCTGGTTGGAGcggggttggtggtggtgggggggggggagcaaaaaaagaaaagaaagcaacctCCCTCCCCatgttttcccccccaaaatcccaTTGCGCAGCCGATGCCCTTTGCCCGCGACTGAAGTGGAGAGAAAGCGCCTTATGTTTCATAATAAAACTACGAAGGAAGAGCGGAGGTTGACCCAGACCGTGTATAATACTTTGTACTTGCTGAAGCGTGTAAATAAacgttttctttaaaaatggttcTGGTCTGAGCTGTGATTAAGGGAGCCTGAAACCTGGATTTTGATCGGCTAAAGTGGACTGAGGGGCTCAGTGTTTTCTCCTGCGCCGCTGAATCATCTCCCACcatcataggtaaagggacccctgaccattaggtccagtcgtggcctattctggggttgctgcgctcatgtggccagcatgactaagtcgcttctggggaaccagagcagcgcacagaaacaccgtttaccttcccgccggagcggtacctatttattaacttgcactttgacgtgctttcaaactgctaggttggcaggagcagggaccgagcaacgggagctcactccgtcgcggggattcgaaccgccgaccttctgatcggcaagtcctaggctctgtggtttaacccacatggaTCTGGTGGCTGTGATGCACAGCTGGGCCACACCTGACCTAAGGTGTGTGGCGTAAATTTTCCTAGTGCTGCCTCCTTAAACCacaattaatattattatcattagtacTGTAGTAGTATTCAGCAGTAatatagggatgggggggggaaaggatggaGACAAGTTAAGATTAGCTCTTATCTTTTTGGGCTGCACGTCACTGAATGGATTCTTCTCCAAATGGAGAGCCAGGGATAGCTCTCATaatataatactaatactaatactaatactaatactaatactaataataacaactttttcatttataccctgcccatttggcaggGTGGCTTCGaagacataaaaacataataaaacatcacacattaataGTAGCAATCTGATCCAACATAAAAGTCAAAgtaactttaaaacaaacaacttatgtcaaacaaagcaacattcaacaacccATCAGAATCTAATAGTAGACATGAAAACTAAGCATCAGCAAATAGTAATTAAGCAGTTCaaccacaataaagaattaccaatATAATCAATGAAAATAGAAgaaaatcacaatgcataaaattctacaaaacacacaaaaccatgtaaaaggaccaaaatgagaaacaaagatgTGCAACCTataaaactatctatctatctatctatctatctatctatctatctatctatccctgaattcctctcttcccagctgctgttCTCAAAATCATAATCTGGGAAAGGCGAGgttgggcaaggcaggtggaaactccattgcctgatgaggaacagaaaGTCTCTCTCCTCTCAGTTAGAAAACTAGCCTGTCAAGGAGCTGGCTAGACTTCAGGACTTCGCCTTCCCATGGTCCTTGCAGCAAGGGAAGCCCTCACAGCCGCCCGCAGCTGTGGTCTTCTTTCTGCAGATGGGGATGGACTTGCGGCTGGCTTGCATGGTCAACTCTCGACTGCCAGACTTGAGCTGCCTCACCCTCTGGGGTGTTGGGTGAGCAAAAGAGGAGGTGcgatgcatttctttttcttaaatttctacacaccttttctccagggagctcgtgattcctctcctccctcttctttttgcctgtgaaggagaaaagaaaagcttctcaTTCACCTCCATTCACCCGTCTTGCATGGAGCAGCAGAACTGTTGGTCCTTCTAGTCAgttgacaatttatttattttttcttcaatttttttattggttttcacaacattataaacaaacaaacacataagtcaaacaaacataaatcatagccttattgaaaattacacttattaacattgttaagtgacttcctcgcttccccttggttgaatttcattgcatatctttttaacggttttccaaatcacagttcttgtaaaatttaacttaaacattaacatccttagatcttcacattatgaaattaaacatattaattcgacacttaacataaataaaatcctaagccaatgaaatgtctgcaagctgttttcagttaatttaacttaacatatttaactaggTAATCActaaatttaatccactcttcctgatactcctcctcctcctggtcgtggactcttccggttagg
Proteins encoded in this window:
- the TLX3 gene encoding T-cell leukemia homeobox protein 3: MDQQTNTQTPHQHEPISFGIDQILNSSDQETPSQPAPRGSDVGGGGSANYLGSPVGSRTGAPYPSLPGAFPGIGAPFEDSGSYSVNLSLAPSGVIRVPAHRPIPGAVPPPISSAIPAMPAVPSLGSLNFPWMESSRRFVKDRFTAAAALTPFTVTRRIGHPYQNRTPPKRKKPRTSFSRVQICELEKRFHRQKYLASAERAALAKSLKMTDAQVKTWFQNRRTKWRRQTAEEREAERQQASRLMLQLQHDAFQKSLNDSIQPDPLCLHNSSLFALQNLQPWEEEGSKIPPVTSLV